GTTATTTTTTCCAAATAAACAAGTTGAAAGAATTAGCTGTAACGTTTTGAAATTTAAAGAGTCAGTTGCAGTTTTTGAACAATTTAAAAGGTTAGGATAGTATTATTTCTTAAGATTAATTACTACATTTATGTATTAATTTTAAAAGGAATTTATTACAAAACTggttaattatttaatataattagtAGTTTTATAGTATGGAAccaaaatattataattcaaataGAATTATTtccaacatttttttattttgaacagTTTTACTTATCAACGTTATAAGGttttactaattaatttaatttgctaatgttatgaataaaattatatttaaataagagataaaattgtaatattttaaacgttaatggtaaaattgtaTCTAACCGTTAGAGGTTTTTTTTCCACTTTCTTACGATTTTCCAAGCTGAAACAGAATTTATTTCTAACgtcagttttttttatttcctacATTAATAAGGTTTTACTGATctctatatatgtatataagcCAACTAATCTCCCCTAATTCTTCAATTGCCAGTTCAATCTTcttcaaaaaaatcaaaacccTTTCGCTTCAGTTTTTCACAGCAAAATCCCTTCCAATTGATAATTGAGAATGTCATCAACCGGAAATACTACCAACGGCGCCGTCCCGGTTCTTCCGAACAAGACAATCACTCTCAAGACTGGCGATGACACCTACTTCCACGTGAAGGAGTCGATCGCAATGGAATTCGCGACGGTGAAAACCTTTATTTCCGACGACGATGGAGCCAAATTCGGAACTGCTTTTCCGGTGCCAAACGTCTCTTCTAAATATATGTCACTGATCATCCAGTACATCGAAGAGCAGTTGAAATTCTGCGCAGATTCAGCATGGCAGGAGGAGAAGTCGAAATACGATGCGAAATTCGTGGAAGATTTGGGCGACGAAGAACTGAAAGAGATGCTACTGGCGGTTAATTTTCTGGAAATCAAAAGCTTTCAGGATATGCTGTGTCAGGCGGTGGCTGACAGAATTAAGAACTGGAGTGTGGAGAGATTGAGAATTTTCTTCGTAATCGATAACGATTACACGCCGGAAGAGGAGGACAAGCTTCGCCGGGAGTATGCTTGGGTTCACGAGGATGTTGAAAACTGAATCgctgttatttttaattaattaattaaatgttcTGCTTTGGCGGATTAGAGAtgcttttttttcttaattagtTATATTAGTTCTATGATCAGTTTTTTTCTTAATATGTTATATGTTATTTTTCGAAAATACAGTATATGTTTCTTCTACCAGCATTCatcacttaaaattaaaattaggtTTAATTTGAATGGTTAACAACTTTTTGATTGTTTAATTTAGAGATTTTAGTTTGAATCTGGAACCTcggataatatatataaatcgaATTTTCTAAgtcttttcttaaatttttatgtatttttttttgtcaacgttagaggtaaaattgcttttaacggCTAACATTAGGCgtaaaatttcaccattttagacgttaagagcaAAATTGCTTCTAGGTATTTTTGCAACTTATTTTACACATATAACTTAACTCGACTGACACGTCACAATTGACATAATTATAACTTTTTCAGTACCTATATCATATATGTAACCATATAGACATATACATATATGACATAACACAATTTTGATACGAAACTCGAAATTGTCACCTCTATTAATATGtacaaaagagagagagagaaacgaAACAGGTAAAatgaaaatcaaatattttTCCAAGAATTGATGCAGTTGACATGCTTCAAATTTCGAAATTGAGAAGTGTGATTGATATTCATCTTGAAATTGTTCCAAGTATGAAGAACAGCCATAAGATCAGCAACCTTGGCACTTATGGTTCTGCAACAATTAGCATGAACAGTATTTACTGTCCTAATATCTTTGCTTTGTTGGCAGAATCCACTAAAATATCTGGTATCCAGAAATCTAACTCCAACCCCAAGCTGTCTGAAAACACCTTCTCTCAACATATTTTGTAACACATCTTGCTCTTTCAGTCCGAGGGAGCTGTCTTTTTTTCCATACCATGATTCAAATAATGATATTGTCTTGTTGTTTGATCTTATCATGTAAAATCCTGTGTTTATTCTATTCCCTTTTGACCATTCATTGCCATTGAACTTATCTGTACTTATTTGCAAGTCTACGTTTCCATTCTCAATCAGCCTCGGAAATGGATTCCTTAGCCACATCACATCTGTATCCTGAACACATCAAGAAAcgttatttttaagaaaaattagctaggAACGGTAGTGGAAACGGAAAAGGAAcggaaatggaaatggaaaggGAAAAGGACACGAAATATAGAAATGCTAATGAAGAAAGTTTTCGTGCAACATAGGCTTTTGGTGAGGGTTTTCTCAATTTTGTAATCTTGAACTCATAAATAGTACTCCGAGACTAATATAAAAGTTATTATTGGTTTCTTGATATGATATTAGAATCTCTTAAACTACGTGGTCGAGAGTTCGAATTCAAGCAACTCCCATTATTAAAAAGGGATTTCAACACATAACAAGATTGATACGTGTTGTACATGTTTCAATTCCAAAAACATTCGCACATGGAAATGTGTCTGATATTATAATAGAAACTATTATTGGAACTGAAGTATGAGTTTAACCAAATGGTGGATACATCACGACCCCTTAAACTTGGCTAGAAAAACCGGTTGCCCTCCTGAATTTGTAAGAGTCGCTCCTGTTAGCTTCCTAAAAGTGATATACATTTTAACTTGTTCAAATCTCTCATTGTTCTGTCACGTGGGTTTATAAAGCTTATGATACATTGTAAACAAGTTGACAAGCTAACGACACATCTCTAAAGTTCAGGGTGCTAATAGGATAATCTATACGAATATAAAGAGCTCTTGATGTATTAAGGGGTGAGCAAATTAACCGAACCATAAgcgaaaaataataaaagtatAGAAGAAATCATACCGTAAAAATGAAATTATAGCCTCGCTTAAGTACGTCTCTGAGAAACAGTGTTCTCCTCCACATCATCCTTATAAAATCATCGGACATGTAGATTTTCTCGATGTCGAAATCAACGCCACGAGTCTGGAGTTTATAGCAATGAAGGCGGAGGAAGATGCAGCGATTATAGGAAGTTTGATCCATAGTAACTAGCAAAAGATGATTGACTAATTGTCTTGTATCTTCCCCAAACCATAAGCTATCTAAGAACATATCTAGCATTGGCTTAGCACCTTCTACATATGCTTTGTTCACAATTGTTATTATTAAACTCTTGTTTGCTGTTGATGCCTCTGCTAATGCTGCATCAAGCCCTCCTCTCTGCCCATTGCTCTACAATGTACCCAAAACAAGAATAAGGACAATGAGATTTTATCGGATAATGTTCGAACTTGTCTCCCAGATTATGTGCAGTGTATGCTATGTCGCACGGAAATGGAAAGAAAAACGAACACCGAAAAAcagtatttttaaaaaatagttAGGAAATggtaatgaaaatagaaaagaaacgGAAATAAAAACCAACACGAAACATGCAATCGTTAATGAAAAAGAGTTTCTGTACAATATAGATATCATAATCAATTATGCTTTTAAGTTAGTCCAAACTTGATATCTAATGATTGCCAACATAAACAGTGGCGGAACTAAGAGATCGAGCGTCTATTGACTTCTAAGCTCACGGGTAATACCTTTTTCAGGTGTTATGTCTAAAGGTATAAGTAAGGGGGTTTGAGGGTACCAACTCAGCTCAAGTAGCGAAAAAACCATCATAAAAGGGGTTAGGGGAATGGAGTCTCTTTGAGAACTCCATACATTTGTGACACGTATCGGAAAATGTATGGGTCCTCAAAAGACTTGAATTCCCCTAAAAGAACCTTGAATTCCCCTAAAATGTATGGAGTCTCTTTTTCAGGTGTTGTGACACGTCCGTTAGCCGAATTTCATCTCCAGTCCAATTATAAGTGGGTGTGATTTTGGCTAGGTTGGGACTAAAAAAGTTGTCCAATCCTAAAAGAATTTCCGTGAACATAGATATTATGATCAATTATGCTTTAAGTTAGTCCAAACTTGATACCTAATAATTATCAACATAAATATTGGCGAAACTATGAGATCACATGGTCAAAAGCAAAGGTAAAAGGGTTTGAGAGTGTTAACTCACCTCATGCTGCCAGAACCACCCCTGAGAAGGGAACGATGTCCCTCTAAAACTTTGGTACATTTTGCAAAATGTATGGAGTCCTCAAAAGACCTTATGAAAGGGGTGGTTTTCATTCCTTAGCTAAATTTCATTCATGGGTAATCCAACCCAACTAAAATGGTGTGATTTTGGCTTGGATGGGGCTAAAAAGCTCCATCCTGCACTACCAATAGTGATGTTGAAGTTTTCTCCAAAATTAAATTCAAGATGATTCAGAGGTTAAAGTTTAAAAATATACCTAACATATTGCACCGTTCAATAATACAATAAATACTATAATATTCTAAGTATAAAAACACTTGGACCAATCAAATATTGTCACTTATAGATATTTATTTCTTTGAATCAATCATCTTTCACAAAAATAAGGTTGTATCCCTCTTTTGATTGCCGAAAAAAGTGATATACTTACAGTGTTAGATTGGGGGCAAGAACAATTATGAGGATGATATTGTTGTGGAGAAAAGAAGGGCTTTGATCCAACTGGATTGGAGAACACATATAATGAAACAATTAACAAAAAAACTAACAACAAAGCACCAATATTCCGGACATTAAAATCTTTGGAGGAATCCATCATGTGTTTAGCTGTTGATTTTTTTCGACAGATATCTGAACTCATAATTATTTGATTATTAAGGAAAAGCAAAACAAGTTCAAGTCTGTTAGAATTCTATTCTCATACAATTTATGTAACGCAATTCTGGAGAAATTATCATATATGTTTCGCATATTAAGTTCTCGGTGCGTCTACCCTATAATTTAATGACACGTTGCACTTtttctatttggattttttttgtttacatCAAAAATAACCGTAAGTAGCCAATAGATGCCGTGTGACTtaccttcttttctttctttttatttttcattaatattaaaaaattaaattaagtcatgCATTTTCTACCTTCTCTTCTCATACAAATTACAATACAATATACATTCCCTGTTGTGAAGCTAAAAGAAAATAGGAAAGTAAATATTTTTGGTAGAATAATGCTTTCCTAATTAAACATTATAtgcctgtttggtaaaaaagcgttttgggataaaaaaaacggttttgaccaattttagcggtttgaccattgaaaccgctgattggaaggtttgggagagagttttgggatgaaaacgctaatttggaaaaagctcttattatgagctttttcaattagcattttgcaatattaaaattaatggacttctttaaccctaattattttatgtatatttttatgtattaaaaaaagaaatgcccttattcgtctttttacacaaaccgctattatcaatcagctaatttttatcaaacagctagtcaaatcagttaatgtaatcagctaactgctaacagctaacaactaattcccaaacagggcctataACTAGTGGTATGCACGgataaattaaatttatgtaactagtataaattttaaataatataaataattaaaattaaaataaaaataaatttgaagtataataataataaaaataaattattataaaatatattttttaaggtataaaatatatttttaatttcatataatttatattgaaagaTGAAAATCAAGATATTTATAACACATTCTATAAATAATTTTAGGggaaagtacgaaaaaaatgcttgtggtttgccgattttgcaaacagaggtacgtggtttaaaagtttacaaataaatgtctgtggtatgttttatttacaaaacaaagtattacaattacacagttaagttctgattataatcaaagacatttttatcttaaaaaaaattattcttacatatcagcaTAACACAACCCCCGAAAAAAACAACTTTCTAAAtcgaaaaatttaataatatgttggaattttacgttttttactaaaCTTACAGTTTattaactaaattgatatttaagttcattttacagtTGCAATTTGATATTGGTATCTGTATtttatcaatatatataaatgtaactgaaaaaatttaagaaaatgcTCTTATTATCATCGATTACttaaaaatgtaattttaaatactttgttttgtaaaagaaaacataccacatacctctatttacaaacttttaaaccacatacctctattCGCAAACAAGGCAAACCACgggcatttttttcgtactttgcccATAATTTTATTAGTAGAATGAAACCAGTTACTTTTTATcaactttttcatttttacATGAAAAATACTATTGACCATTGATGAAGCACATGGACCTAAGTTTGTCTGCGCTTCACTAAAAGGGTCGGTCCAAGGAAGAATTTGGCACCCAAAATGCGCGGAACGCACCCGCAACCACCAAGAAACATGTTCAACCCCTCCATCCATAATACATAAGAAGGGGGAAAACATACATCTAACCCTCaattaaaatctataaataccgCCAGTAACCATCAAGTAAAGGGTCcacttttttttctctctctatgtATCCATATGTACCTCTACTTATTCTTAACTAACTTGATCGTCTGAGTATCTCCCAAAGACGTTTACCGATGCAAATTGACGAAGCTCAGGGGATTTGTCACTATTCAGTCCCAATAGCTCATTATTTGATGCAGTAAGCGTTGAACGACTAACACTACATGTCCTTCACTTCATCTGAAACAACCAGGAACACAACCTCCAAAATGGTATAAACCCCTCTTCCAGCAAGAGTCACCCCCACGAAAGAAGTTATTGAGTCTAGCGAACATGCCAATCGGGAGGATATTGACACAACAGCTATCAATATCAATTTTGAGGATTGAGTGACAATGGAGACGAATTACGAAGATGAGTCAATGGATCCCATGACCAAGCTTATGAATACCTTTCGGAATTTTCAGTCGTGCAAGCCTGGCATGTAAAGACATTACAATGAATGATGAAAACTCAAAAAGTGATGTAGAAAGACAATACAAAATTATAGGAACTCGTGCAAGATAAAAACCTACCGTGCATGAGGCCGCTCCTACGGAATCGGGAATAACACCCGACGGTAGCAACCTCACCCTTTGGGGGGACATCTCTCAAACGAGCACACTATCTCCGATACTCATCAAGTGTCCAAGGCAATGGAGAAGGGTGTTAAGGATTCATCATGGAAAATTAATGAAGCGCAGCGGAATGCTACCGTTaaaattttctagaatttgTTTGACCATGTAAGATTACCACGGATTAAATCtttgaaaaaatattttctaaGAATTATCAGAAACTTGCGGGTTTAATTTCTTCTAGAGATGGCTAAAGAAATCCACAAGTCGTTTGATTCTCCAAAGTCACGTGCACCAACGCTATAGGAACAAAATTGGTGCTAGCCGAGCAAGAACGGATTTTAACAAACACGAGCAAAGGGGGGGGGCTTCTATGTTGGCCGAAATACTCAATATAGGGGTAGAGTTAATGTTGTTCTTTTAAATCAAGCCTTAAATACTTTCTTagtaattttagttaattgcaAATTAATCCTTAATTTATTTAATCTCATAAATAAAATCTAAGAGTGTTAATTTAATTCAACTTACATTAATGGGTTAATTAGAATAacttgaaggaaaataggcaaacgtttggcagcgaaaatataaaatttttaacctatttccattaacccaagatccgttaatcgttatttcatataaagagggatagaaggaaataccttttgatgttctatctaccgttgcaatcgaagtgcccacaactcttacttcgattTCCCGAGTACAAGACAAAAACATaattcaaaaccaagttagaattcaaccgtatgaaagcaatcaagaatagattgcctctaattaatcaacacaagatcaaggaatagagaaagagatgaaaatcaatcgaatcggaaggaagcggtgaatgatctcttcctcaacaggtggtcgaaattctctctcttcggtaGAATATATCTTGGCCGAAATTCTCAtataagggggtatatataatctcttgtatctaaaccctagttagatagaattaggttactgaataagaatttaattcggaataaaattcttattaattattatctataattatagataaatataaagataataataataaccttttaggataataataggagcaatttaatctcattaaacctcctaacttatttatcctttaattaatttaattcacaatcataatctaattaggattgcttaaaatcaaattaatttctttatgtattttacatacataaaaatcgccccccttaaGTACTGGGGCTTAGTGGGCTCAGTTGAGCTTCCATCAAtcaattaacatctgtttctcttttgggctccaagtcttatatgtgacccattaggttcttattgcttctagccgtacgcaaccattaaaattaattttctcagaattacatttaatctttgcataacggaatgagtacgcgaaatgtgattagcaaatccaaaacattcccccagagctataagaagacatattgattctgtcgttgacctttccgtattaattacagtataatttgatcctttatcaactacatccttgaactgaatcttatgactatggataatgtcaagtcacatatagtgagacgttcgttttacttgtacaggccgagttaactccaattagataggttaagtgaaatctgcatttcaagtcttaagttatcaccttgcaaggatttagagtcaagtcttccacaagtgatccttgAACGTACCTctcatttatcgggagtgacaaatgctcaatccattgtataactatcctgcaattacttcctctgatacccaacgtctgccgttcacacccgagagtcatctctgttgtggatcgtgttacaacaggatcaaagcatcacattccataattcagaatcactaattaacattcctttgagtctgaggattacttatacctattaataccaatgagatgaacaggtgacaaggataaatctacccatcctgttatctcaagtcggatccccaatcctaataaactccctttcatcggatccatgtaactgtccagatatctgcatatctgaagcttgtgagatcagctctctatctcgatagaagacattgttacatgcaagtctcagcggtgatatgtcaatcctgtttctaaacatattacttgacttggggtggttttaagtttattagtttattataaagttttgtctcacttcatgcttgtatgaacactttataatcactttaaacaaacttagggatttccttttattagacttatttagttcttaaaagaggttgtctttatatagttatgaaaccatatcttattaaaacaaatgatataaagaacacttcatttacatttagttcatatcctagaacaattgtctataggacactaaaccccaacatactttcacttggactaaagccaattgtttctacaacttatcccagtagaacttagatgacgatcatgtactttctgggctaagggctttgtcaacggatctgcaacgttgtcctcagtaggtactctttctattatcacatctcctcttgccacaatctctcttacaatgtggtatcgctttatgtaatgcttggatgcattatgagaccgtggttccttttcttgtgcaatggctccattgttatcacagtacaaagtAATTGGATTTACAAtatcaggcaccacaccaagttctgtaatgaacttcttaatccaaaccgcttcctttgcagcttccgcagcagcgatgtactctgactcggtcgtagagaaagctacgcttccctgcttggaactcttccaactgaccgcgcccccattcaagataaacaggtatcctgattgggatctaaaatcgttctcatctgtgagatgactggcatctgaaaatccctctaatttcagatccccttctccgtacactaggaacatgtctttagtccttctcaagtacttaagaatgttcttgatggcatttcaatgctcgtctcccggattaccttgataacgactcgttatacttaacgcgaacgctacgtcaggtctagtgcaaagcattgcatacataatcgaaccgattgcgctgtcGTACGGGATTATAGCCATAcatttcttatcatcttcggttttaggacattgatgattgcttaactttactccatgtaccatgggtaagttacctcgttttgattcaagcatgctaaaccgctttagcactttttcaatgtatgtagcctgtgaaagaccaagcagtcttcttgatctatctctgtagatctttataccaagtatataagctgcttcaccaaggtctttcatggagaagttacccgATAACtatactttcaccgactgtagtagagctatatcatttcccatcaataatatatcgtccacatataatattagaaatgcaactgagctcccacttgctttcttgtaaatgcaagcttcttcgcaattttgttcgaaaccaaattgttttatggtttcgtcaaaacgcttgttccagcttctcgatgtttgcttgagtccataaatggatctctgtagtttgcaaaccttgtttgcatcctttgatatgaaaccttcaggctgcatcatatatacatactcaagcaggtttccgtttaggaaagctgttttcacatccatttgccaaatctcgtaatcatagtgagcggcaatagcaagcattattctgatttaTTTGGACATGGCTACAGGAGaaaaagtttcgtcataatcaattccttgcttctgacgatatcttttcgctactaacctagctttgtaggtgctaacctttccatccatatcagtcttcttcttgaagatccacctgcacccaataggttttatcccttcggctggatcaaccaaagtccacacttggttggtgtacatggaatccatttcagaatccatggcctcgagccataCTTTAGAATCTgaactagtaagagcctcttcgtagttttcgggttcatcgtctaacacgggaacctcatcatcatctcccactagaaaaccatatctaattgggagttcacaaactctttgtgatctacgaataggtggcacttgagtctcatccaatgggactgcttcgagttcctcaaccgcctctgttgtttcagtcggtgtttcttcttcttaaacttcatcaagttcaatcatgcttcccttttctgtttcttcgagaaactctttctccaagaaggttgcgtgcttggatactattactttctgatcatccagatgatagaagtaataccccatagtttccttagggtatccaatgaagaaacatttattagatttagaatctagtttgtctgacgctacgtgtttgacaaatgctgaacaaccccatactctcatgaatgaaaatgtgggtttcctaccaacgaacaattcatatggtgtggaactagcggatttagttggtactcgatttagggtgaagagggcagtttctaaggcatagcaccagaatgtctttggaagtaatgctatgctcatcatagatcgtaccatatctagtagggtacggttcctcctttcggatacaccattgtgttgtggtatatagggaggtgtccattgtgagcatattccacattcagttagataattcagaaaatcatctgaaagatattcaccacctcgatcggatcgaagtatctttattttctttcctaattgattttctacttcactcttgaagcatttgaatttctcaaaagcttcggagttgtgcttcatcaagtaaacataaccatatctggtatggtcatctatgaagcttatgaagtatctgaatcctcctcttgcttggactgacataggaccgcatacatctgaatgtattaatcctagagtgtctgatacacgctcacctttattgctaaagggtgtctttgtcattttaccttttaaacatgcttcgcatgtttccaatgattaagaatcaattgaatctataagctcATTTTGAtttagcttaagcatgcgtcttttgtttatatggcttaaacaacaatgccacaagtaagtcgaattatctagcttatgtcttttggtatcaattgcgaatacagaaattttgtcatctagcacataaatcccattttgtgatattcctgaaaaatagaaaatcacatctctataaaactcgcaatgtttgtcttttattgaaatatgaaaaccgtcgtcaataagacggctaatagaaataatgtttctggacatttctggaacaaacagttccctaattctattataaGCCCAGAGGGaaaactcaaagcataatctccaacagtGAGGGCGgaaactcttgctccatttcctactcgcaagtttatgcttcctttcttcaattccttagtccgatttagttcctgcatatttgtacaaatatgagatccacatccggtatcaagtacccaagattcagactgtgaaattgtatttatttcaatataaaacatatcagatgttgaagcaccgtcttttcccttcttgagggaggctaggtacaccaaacagtttcttttccaatgcccgtcttcaccacaaaagtggcactctcctttgggcttcttcacttccttcccCTTTATTTCAGTGAGCATGGCTCCGTTTCCCTTCTTAGGATAGTTAGGATTGGGAgggttccctttcctcttctatCATCCTTCAATAGTAAGGGCCGATATTCCCTTgttttctttcatattgggctcgactgtctcgagtatatttgcaagctcttcaagagaggtttgcaagccattcaCCTGGTAGTtcatgttggaaattaggctaaggtatagcagcggaaatataaaaaatttaacctatttccatttaaccacaagattcgttaaccgttatttcatataaagaaggataagaagaaataccttctagaagttctatctaccgttgcaaacgaagtgcccacaacttcaaaagagatagaaactgtctaccaatctgcccctatccgaaacagaccatccagacctccgaacgacaatcccttcggtggaaacgtggaagcatatgtctagaagctcctgtccaaaaatcgcgacgatccgacggttcaatctccaggaatccgcgaaatcgtgaactgacctgatgtatgAGTAGTAAaatgaatttctcccttttgtttgtttttcttcttcgagttcccaaacacgaaataaaacatgggaagattaatttagtatcaaccgttgaatagaaaccaaagtagattgcctctaactaatcaacacaagatcaaggataaaagaaatagatgaaaattaattgatcaaacgaagccgtagagaaatctcgtcctcgaactaggggtatcgaattttctctctcttggactaggtgaatttcgaaaatcacaagtagggtatggcttgcttggattttgaaaatctcaagggaatgggtatttata
The DNA window shown above is from Euphorbia lathyris chromosome 1, ddEupLath1.1, whole genome shotgun sequence and carries:
- the LOC136228945 gene encoding uncharacterized protein At1g28695-like codes for the protein MSSDICRKKSTAKHMMDSSKDFNVRNIGALLLVFLLIVSLYVFSNPVGSKPFFSPQQYHPHNCSCPQSNTSNGQRGGLDAALAEASTANKSLIITIVNKAYVEGAKPMLDMFLDSLWFGEDTRQLVNHLLLVTMDQTSYNRCIFLRLHCYKLQTRGVDFDIEKIYMSDDFIRMMWRRTLFLRDVLKRGYNFIFTDTDVMWLRNPFPRLIENGNVDLQISTDKFNGNEWSKGNRINTGFYMIRSNNKTISLFESWYGKKDSSLGLKEQDVLQNMLREGVFRQLGVGVRFLDTRYFSGFCQQSKDIRTVNTVHANCCRTISAKVADLMAVLHTWNNFKMNINHTSQFRNLKHVNCINSWKNI